Proteins encoded in a region of the Mercenaria mercenaria strain notata chromosome 1, MADL_Memer_1, whole genome shotgun sequence genome:
- the LOC123545478 gene encoding uncharacterized protein LOC123545478 isoform X1 — MGKKSRKQCSLLSEITSSDKTPEDVKKRLKEDPNPSWLPPGSLSVRTKTKRSWKEKCMILREENKKLTEKVQKYEDEHHRLQEISRDHASRLVQFDSSENVQIGNHNFQVVNNNFDATFLNHLLDQYEDKIEKDARQRQSMKGTIQELSTKIEELTQTHKRSEKLFDCSKLMDHLHELHTSPEQEMACPVSSIALIYKETTEMFKSVAPEITRLQENMKSLRTYIDEPKSEFLFAPCLSHRSRSTVSFDEARLLGKDEECKCQRIINSDLCLNTHL; from the exons ATGGGGAAAAAATCCCGAAAGCAATGCAGTCTGTTGTCGGAGATAacttcgtctgacaaaacacctGAAGATGTTAAAAAGAGGTTAAAGGAAGATCCGAACCCTTCCTGGCTGCCACCTGGAAGTCTTTCCGTACGAACAAAAACTAAACGAAGCTGGAAagaaaaatgtatgatattaagagaagaaaataaaaaactaaCTGAAAAAGTACAGAAGTATGAAGATGAACACCATCGACTTCAAGAg ATTTCAAGGGACCATGCTTCCCGATTAGTTCAGTTTGATAGCAGTGAGAACGTACAGATAGGTAACCACAACTTTCAAGTAGTCAATAATAACTTCGATGCCACCTTTCTAAATCATCTCCTCGACCAATATGAAGATAAAATCGAAAAGGATGCAAGGCAACGACAGTCAATGAAAGGAACAATCCAAGAGTTGTCCACAAAAATCGAA GAACTGACGCAAACTCATAAAAGAAGTGAAAAACTGTTTGATTGTTCCAAATTAATGGATCACTTGCATGAACTTCACACATCACCAGAGCAAGAAATGGCATGTCCAGTTAGTTCAATAGCATTGATATATAAAGAAACAACTGAAATGTTCAAGAGTGTCG CCCCAGAAATAACGCGCCTACAAGAAAACATGAAGAGCTTAAGGACCTATATTGATGAACCAAAATCAGAGTTTCTGTTTGCTCCCTGTTTGTCACATAGGTCGCGTTCAACCGTGTCCTTCGACGAAGCACGACTACTAGGGAAAGATGAAGAATGCAAGTGTCAAAGAATAATTAATTCAGATCTATGTCTAAACACGCACTTATAA
- the LOC123545478 gene encoding uncharacterized protein LOC123545478 isoform X2, whose protein sequence is MGKKSRKQCSLLSEITSSDKTPEDVKKRLKEDPNPSWLPPGSLSVRTKTKRSWKEKCMILREENKKLTEKVQKYEDEHHRLQEELTQTHKRSEKLFDCSKLMDHLHELHTSPEQEMACPVSSIALIYKETTEMFKSVAPEITRLQENMKSLRTYIDEPKSEFLFAPCLSHRSRSTVSFDEARLLGKDEECKCQRIINSDLCLNTHL, encoded by the exons ATGGGGAAAAAATCCCGAAAGCAATGCAGTCTGTTGTCGGAGATAacttcgtctgacaaaacacctGAAGATGTTAAAAAGAGGTTAAAGGAAGATCCGAACCCTTCCTGGCTGCCACCTGGAAGTCTTTCCGTACGAACAAAAACTAAACGAAGCTGGAAagaaaaatgtatgatattaagagaagaaaataaaaaactaaCTGAAAAAGTACAGAAGTATGAAGATGAACACCATCGACTTCAAGAg GAACTGACGCAAACTCATAAAAGAAGTGAAAAACTGTTTGATTGTTCCAAATTAATGGATCACTTGCATGAACTTCACACATCACCAGAGCAAGAAATGGCATGTCCAGTTAGTTCAATAGCATTGATATATAAAGAAACAACTGAAATGTTCAAGAGTGTCG CCCCAGAAATAACGCGCCTACAAGAAAACATGAAGAGCTTAAGGACCTATATTGATGAACCAAAATCAGAGTTTCTGTTTGCTCCCTGTTTGTCACATAGGTCGCGTTCAACCGTGTCCTTCGACGAAGCACGACTACTAGGGAAAGATGAAGAATGCAAGTGTCAAAGAATAATTAATTCAGATCTATGTCTAAACACGCACTTATAA